One window of Mesorhizobium sp. PAMC28654 genomic DNA carries:
- a CDS encoding IS3 family transposase (programmed frameshift) — protein sequence MTKQRQFTDAFKAEAVGLVRTSGRTKRQIAEDLGVGFSTLTRWMGRQLDREMGDPGRPPDADVAAELKRLRRENEILRQERDILKRATGFFRQGGKSVRFALIDQAKKDFPVDRLCATLGVSPSGYFAWGRRPACRRQRDDMIMLAHVRSSFALSNGTYGSPRMTRELQDNGFAIGRRRTARLMRENGLQARQKRRFKRTTDSEHAFPVAPNVIDQDFAATGPNQKWGADISYIWTREGWLYLAVVIDLFARKVVGWAAGNRLHRSLALAALNKAFVMRQPEPGLIHHSDRGSQYCSIDYQAELRAAGVIISMSGKGNCFDNAMVETFFKTLKTELIWRTSFLTRADAQAAIARYIDGFYNPIRRHSALDYISPMQFERNAAE from the exons ATGACGAAACAGAGACAGTTTACGGATGCGTTCAAGGCGGAGGCGGTTGGCCTTGTGCGAACGAGCGGTCGGACGAAGCGGCAGATCGCGGAGGATCTTGGTGTTGGTTTCTCGACGCTGACGCGATGGATGGGTCGGCAGCTGGATCGTGAGATGGGCGATCCTGGGCGTCCGCCTGATGCTGATGTCGCCGCTGAATTGAAACGGCTGCGGCGGGAGAATGAAATCCTTCGGCAGGAGCGGGATATCTTGAAACGGGCGACGG GCTTTTTTCGTCAAGGAGGGAAGTCGGTGAGGTTCGCGCTCATCGACCAGGCGAAGAAGGATTTCCCTGTGGACCGTTTGTGCGCGACGCTGGGTGTCAGCCCGAGCGGCTACTTTGCCTGGGGGCGCCGGCCGGCGTGCCGCCGGCAGCGCGACGACATGATAATGCTGGCGCATGTGCGATCGTCGTTCGCGCTGTCGAACGGAACCTATGGTAGCCCGCGCATGACGCGGGAACTGCAAGACAATGGCTTTGCCATTGGCCGGCGACGAACGGCGCGTCTGATGCGGGAGAATGGCCTCCAGGCAAGACAGAAGCGGCGGTTCAAGCGCACGACGGACAGCGAACACGCCTTTCCGGTTGCCCCCAATGTCATCGACCAGGATTTTGCCGCCACTGGTCCCAACCAGAAATGGGGTGCCGACATCTCCTACATCTGGACGCGGGAGGGCTGGTTGTACCTTGCTGTCGTCATCGATCTGTTTGCCCGCAAGGTCGTTGGCTGGGCTGCTGGCAACCGGCTACACCGCAGCCTGGCTCTGGCAGCGCTCAACAAGGCGTTCGTCATGCGGCAGCCGGAACCCGGCCTCATTCACCACTCCGACCGCGGCAGCCAATATTGTTCTATCGACTACCAAGCCGAATTGCGTGCCGCCGGCGTCATCATCTCAATGTCAGGCAAGGGCAATTGCTTTGATAACGCCATGGTCGAAACATTCTTCAAGACGCTGAAAACTGAACTGATCTGGCGCACCTCTTTCCTTACCCGCGCCGATGCCCAAGCCGCCATTGCCCGATATATCGACGGCTTCTACAATCCCATCCGGCGGCATTCCGCGCTCGACTACATCAGCCCGATGCAGT
- a CDS encoding branched-chain amino acid ABC transporter permease, whose product MAVQALDTSTPAIDWLKIARKLALPAVLVVIAYGLVPAYASSYLVEAILLPFLALSLAAVGLNVLTGYCGQLSLGSSAFMAVGAFAAYNFNLRIEGLPLAVTMILAGISAAGIGVIFGLPSLRLRGFYLAVSTLAAQFFVQWALTKFGWFSNDNPSGVISAPRLAVAGFSLDGATGRYLLSVTTVIVLTALVWRLVNSATGRNFIAVRDNETAARVIGVPVLRTKLLAFAISSFIIGVAGVLWAFTYLRTVEPAGFNLDRSFQILFIIIIGGLASIRGAFLGAAFIVVFPLVLSRLGAFLFGGVFDSGVLDMSQRIVLGALIIIFLIAEPNGLSALFDRLKRRIGSRSS is encoded by the coding sequence ATGGCCGTGCAAGCGCTCGACACCTCAACGCCCGCGATCGACTGGCTGAAAATCGCACGGAAATTGGCCTTGCCGGCGGTTCTGGTCGTCATCGCTTACGGGTTGGTCCCGGCCTATGCGTCGAGCTATCTGGTCGAGGCGATCCTGCTGCCATTCCTGGCGCTCAGCCTGGCGGCGGTCGGCCTCAATGTGCTGACCGGCTATTGCGGCCAGCTGTCTCTGGGTTCTTCCGCCTTCATGGCGGTAGGCGCTTTCGCCGCCTATAATTTCAATCTCAGGATCGAGGGGCTGCCGCTGGCGGTGACCATGATCCTGGCTGGCATTTCGGCGGCCGGCATCGGCGTCATCTTCGGGCTGCCGAGCCTTAGGCTGCGCGGCTTCTACCTGGCCGTCTCGACGCTCGCCGCGCAGTTCTTCGTGCAATGGGCGCTCACCAAGTTCGGCTGGTTCTCCAACGACAACCCGTCCGGGGTGATTTCCGCGCCACGTCTTGCCGTCGCGGGGTTCTCGCTTGACGGCGCGACTGGGCGCTACCTGCTGTCGGTCACGACGGTCATCGTGCTGACGGCTCTCGTCTGGCGGCTGGTCAACAGCGCGACCGGGCGGAACTTCATCGCCGTGCGTGACAACGAAACCGCCGCGCGCGTCATCGGCGTGCCGGTGCTGAGGACCAAGCTGCTGGCGTTCGCCATCTCGTCCTTCATCATCGGTGTCGCCGGCGTGCTGTGGGCCTTCACCTATCTGCGCACCGTCGAGCCTGCCGGCTTCAATCTCGACCGCTCGTTCCAGATCCTGTTCATCATCATCATCGGTGGTCTGGCCTCGATACGCGGCGCGTTTCTGGGCGCGGCGTTCATAGTTGTCTTTCCGCTCGTCCTGTCCCGTCTCGGCGCCTTCCTGTTCGGGGGTGTGTTCGATTCAGGCGTGCTCGACATGAGCCAGCGCATCGTGCTGGGCGCGCTCATCATCATCTTCCTCATCGCGGAACCGAATGGCCTGTCGGCTCTCTTCGACCGCCTGAAACGACGGATCGGCTCAAGGTCCAGCTGA